The Arachis ipaensis cultivar K30076 chromosome B07, Araip1.1, whole genome shotgun sequence genome includes a window with the following:
- the LOC107606470 gene encoding AT-hook motif nuclear-localized protein 28-like codes for MANDDQKTILSQISHASESESSEHHSPGSFATPPGSDSANSATKSDANQKENKISTSEVERYILAPRAIIASDGNTLSGSKRPRGRPRGSKNKPKPPIIIRQVNDHGMRPIFIEIAEGVDIVEGLIDFAVHRRIGISILSGCGSISEAVIHNVLSSSLDIPIHGPFNLMSLSGTYFDGHVAHPPCSAFSILLAGSHGQVFGGLVGGKVLSGGTVKIMAISFERPEIHELNLNAKREDPNMVTRCSVANPILPLKVANHCGRAGVGVGVGSAGVKNENMVIEDNHQA; via the exons ATGGCTAATGATGATCAGAAAACCATCCTCTCCCAAATCTCTCATGCTTCTGAATCCGAATCCTCAGAGCACCATAGCCCCGGAAGCTTCGCTACGCCACCTGGTAGTGATTCAGCAAACTCAGCCACTAAAAGTGATGCAAaccaaaaagaaaacaaaatatctACCTCTGAGGTTGAGAGATACATTCTCGCACCCCGTGCCATCATTGCTAGTGATGGCAATACCCTATCAGGATCAAAAAGGCCACGTGGCAGGCCACGTGGCTCCAAGAACAAGCCAAAGCCACCGATCATCATAAGGCAAGTAAATGACCATGGCATGCGGCCAATCTTCATCGAGATTGCCGAAGGAGTCGATATTGTGGAGGGTTTAATCGACTTTGCCGTGCACCGTCGTATCGGAATCTCAATCCTAAGCGGTTGTGGGTCCATCTCTGAGGCCGTAATTCACAACGTGCTATCCAGTTCTCTTGACATACCTATTCACGGGCCATTTAATTTGATGTCCCTTTCTGGAACATATTTTGATGGCCATGTCGCACATCCTCCATGCTCTGCTTTCTCGATTCTTCTTGCAGGATCACATGGCCAAGTTTTTGGCGGGTTAGTTGGAGGAAAGGTTTTGTCAGGTGGAACTGTGAAAATCATGGCTATCTCATTCGAGAGGCCAGAGATTCACGAATTGAACCTCAATGCAAAAAGA GAGGATCCTAATATGGTTACTCGATGTAGTGTGGCTAATCCAATTCTTCCTCTTAAAGTTGCCAACCATTGTGGTCGcgctggtgttggtgttggtgttggtagtGCTGGTGTGAAGAATGAAAATATGGTGATAGAAGATAACCATCAGGCATAA